TGAATGGCATGAAGCATTAAACAGTGGAGGATAGTAACTCACATGTTTACATTACAATGATAAATTAATAACCTTCAAAGTTCATAATTGTATATGAATTTTGAAGGTTATTTCTGTGTATTAAAATAAGGACATATTCTTGATGTTATTGTGCCATGATATCTCTTGTAAAACGTACACCTTGCTCAGGTGTTTCATACATTGCGATGGCATTTAAAGAGACGTCCTCTGGCAAATGTACACTTAACGTTTCCCACATCCAGTGTATTAGGTTTTCTAGTGTGATGTTCATATCTGGTAAGGTTTCGTTTAATAATTGGCCGTCCAGTTTAGGTTGTAAATGTGTTTTATAAATGTTATCTATGATTCTGAAGTCGACAGCCATCCCTAAATCATCTGTTTTTGACCATAATTCAATATCTATGAGATAGCGGTTGTCCTTTAAATCATGAAATGTGGTTTCACTTAAAAATATGCGTGCATCCGCAGTAAACTCATAATGGCGTAACACTAAAATCGTTTTGTGATGTCTTGCGAATTTTTTTGGTGGTTTTACGTTATCAAATTTAGCCATAGCAATCCCACTCCCTCTTTTTTTAGTATCATAACATAATGTTGAGGTGGTTCGAAGTGTATCGTTGTCATCATATTTTAAAGGTATTGCACGCATGAATGATAATGGTAAACACATATCAAAGTGTCTTTTTTGAATAATATAAGTTGAAGTCCCTTAAAAGTATAGAGGGAAATCTTCATCTTAGTAGATATATAAATTATTATGATAAAGGGGATTAAGGGAACATACATGAATACTTTAGGGAGCTTAATGGTTAATTTAAGGGATTGATTGTTGTAAATACTAATGAAAACAATAACAATAATCAAGTGGATTAATGATAAAGTGAAAGAATAATAGCATTAAAAGAATTTTTGTATTGAAAAATATTTAAAAATATAATTTTGACAATATAAAGAACTAATTGATAATGATATTTACTCTCATTTGAACTAGGCGTATTCTGAAATTGAAAATATACTAGTGAGGAGTGAGGTAAATGGGATCCCCATATCGTACGTTGTCTAAAGTGTTAATTGGCATTTTAGTAACGGTGTTCTCAATACTGTTATTAGGCGGCTGGTTAATATTTGAAAATGAGGCACCGCGACCGGCTAAAGTCGTCGATGAAAACGGTAAAACGATTATTTCTAAAGATGAACTCATCAGTGGACAAGCCATTTACGAAAAATACGGTTTAACAGATTATGGCTCATATTTAGGTAATGGGTCTTATTTAGGACCAGACTATACTGCGGAAACTTTGCATCAATATATTCAGGGCATGCATCAATATTACGCAGAAACTTTGCATCAAAAATCATTTAAAGATTTGACGCGGCTTCAACAGGCAGGGATAGAAGATAAAGTAAAAAAAGAAATTCGTGTCAATCGATACTCTAAAGAGAAAGATCAACTTGTGTTAACCAATGCCCAAGTTGCAGGGTTAAAACATGTGAGAGAATATTATCATAAAGAGTTTGTGAATAATCCTAAACAAGCAGGATTACCGCAAAATATGATTGATCAATTTACTAGCGGCGATTATATGGTGGAAGGAAATAAAATTACACATTTAAGTGATTTCTTCTTTTGGGGTGCTTGGTTATCCTCTACAGATCGCCCTGATAGACAATTCTCATATACTAATAACTGGCCCTTTGATGAACAAGCGGGTAATACAATGCCTAGTGAAGCACTGATATGGTCTGCGATTTCTGTAGCGTTACTTGTAGCGGGTGTAGCTATCATTATCTATTTCCAAAGACGTTATCAATTTGATATGGAAGCAACATATGAAGGAGAAAAACATCTGCCTAAAATTAAAATTCCAGATACGATTACAAGTAGCCAAGCAAAGACAGCTAAATATTTTGTCATTGTCATGATTTTGTTTTTAGTTCAAATCCTTCTTGGTGAACTGATGGCACATTATTATGTGGAAAATGAGTTTTTTGGAATACCATTACAAAAACTATTCCCATTTAATATTGCGAAAACATGGCATTTGCAATTGGTGATTTTCTGGGTAGCGACAACATGGCTTGCGACAGGGATTTATGTCGTACCGAGAGTGCTAGGAAGAGAACCGAAGCATCAAGGAAAACTTGTAGACCTTCTATTCATCGCCCTTTTAATCGTTGCAGTGGGTAGTATGTTAGGTGAATGGGGGAATATTTTAGGTTGGATTAATGACAAATGGTGGTTATTCGGTCATTTTGGATGGGAATATATTGAACTTGGTAAGTTTTGGCAAATCCTCTTTATCATTGGAATGATTTTATGGATGATTATTTTAGGACGAGGATTTATTCCTGCTATTAAAGATGGTACGGATTTACACCGAAAACGATTGATTCTCCTGTTATTTATCGGGGCAATCGCGATACCATTATTTTATTTAGCTTCTTTATTTATTATGCCGAATACACATGTGACATTTGCTGATTATTGGCGTTGGTGGATCGTGCATTTATGGGTAGAAGGTATTTTTGAAGCGTTTGCGGTCATTCTTATCGGCTTTTTAATGGTAGATATGAAATTAACAACGATTCGTTCTACAATTCGCGCGTTATATTTCCAAATAATTCTTTTACTTGGTACAGGTATCGTTGGCATGGGACACCATTATTATTGGCAAGGGGACCATTCGATATGGCTCGCATTAGGTTCAAGTTTTTCTGCATTAGAGGTTGTACCATTATGTTTACTCATTTGGGAAGCGTACACGCATTATCGTGTATATAAATTTAGTAAAATTGAATTCCCTTATAAAGGCACGTTTATCTTCTTAGCTTCTACAGGATTGTGGAATGCGCTTGGTGCAGGGGCATTAGGGTTTTTAATCAATGCGCCGGCAATTAACTATTTTGAACATGGCACACAGTGGACTGCAGCACACGCACATGGCTCCATGGCCGGTGTCTATGGCATGTTTTCCATCGCAATATTACTTTACGTATTAAGAAATATAACGAAATCAGAATTTTGGACTCAGCGTACAGAAAAATGGATTTCAATTTCATGTTGGTTACTTAATATTGGATTAGCTGGGATGGTTTTAGCGACGTTATTACCAGTAGGATATATTCAATTAAAAGATGCCCTTGAACATGGATATTGGCATGCACGGTTACCCGAATTTTATCAACAAGATACTGTATTTTGGTTATTGTGGGGACGTATGCCTTGGGATTTAATCTTTACTGTAGGTGTGATGATCCTTTTAGTTGTGACAATTCGCGCATTTTTACATGTTAAAAAAGTTAAAAATCAATAGTATATCATTGTAGTGGCGAAAGACGTCTGACCAAGACCGATTCGCCACTTTTTTTGAGCGTGGCGTACAGGGAGCTAATTAAACATTAAAAGAATGAAATGAATATTCGTTTACCTTTCCGTCTCACAACGTTAGTGCGATTAAAGACTATGCGAAACGATTTTGAATCGTGTAAAATAGATAGAAATATGAAATCGTTATCAAACGAGGGGGGATTTGATGAAACATGCAAAGCTTAGACAAGCTTTAAAATCAATTTTGAATGAACGGTTATTTGATGATAAAGCATCATTGGTATCTTATGGTTATGATGGCTCATTCGGTCAATATATGCCCGAATTTGTGACCCAACCTTGTAGTACGAAAGAAGTTCAAGCAATCGTTAAGCTTGCAAACCGGTATCAATGCCCTATTTATCCGAGGGGTGCGGGAACTAATTTATCAGGGGGGACGTTACCCGTTCAAGGGGGGATTGTGATGGATTTTTCACAGTGGAATGACGCGCCTGTCATATATCCAGATGATTTAATAATCAAAACACGACCCGGGGTGAAAACGGCAGAAATTCATGCTATGGCTGAAAAACATCAATTAATGTATCCACCAGACCCATCGTCATCAGCGGTGTGTACTATCGGAGGAAACCTAGCTGAAAACGCTGGTGGACCTCATGGTGTAAAATACGGTGTGACGAAAGATTATGTGATTGGTCTTGAGGTTGTGACAGCACATGGCGATATCATTAAAACGGGTGGTCAAACGATAAAAAACGTAACAGGATATGATTTAACGAAATTACTTGTTGGTGCTGAAGGGACACTAGGTATTATTACGGAAGCCACTTTAAGACTAATACCTAAACCTAAAGCTACACAAACTGCAATGATTGTTTTTGAAAATTTAGAAAAGGCTGGTCAATCCATTTCTCGTATTTTAACGTCAGGTGTCCGTCCATCTAAAATGGAAATTTTAGATCATCACGCAATAAATAAAGTCGTCGATTACGCTGGCTTAGATTTACCAAGATCTGCAGCAGCAATTCTTTTGGTTGAAGTTGATGGAGAGCCTGAAGCTCTGACGCAAGAAATGGCGACGATCAACCAGGCGCTCAAAAGAATTGGAGTGACGAACATTAAAATTGCACAAACTAAAGATGAAGAAAACGCTTTGTGGCAAGTGCGTAAAGCCGTTTCACCAGCTGTTGTAGAAAGTGGTTATACAAAAATATCAGAAGATGCAACCGTACCTTTAAGTAAAATTCCGCATATGTTCAAAAAAATATCTGAAATAAAAGAGAAATATCAACTGAATATCGTCATTTTTGGTCATGCGGGGGATGGAAATTTACATCCGACAATTAATGCTAATATGCGAGATGAAATGGCTATAAAAAACGTTGAACGTGCGGTGGAAGAGATTTTTGATTACGCTATTGCCTTAGGGGACACACTTTCAGGAGAACATGGGATTGGAACGATGAAAAAAGCATTTATGACAAGAGAATTAGGAGAGGCGGATATTGCCTTTCAAAAAGCTATCAAACACGCATTAGACCCTGAACATCTCTTAAACCCAGGTAAAATTTTTCCGGAAGAAGGGGAGACAAGGTTGGTGTTACAAAATGACTAAACTTAAAACACAACTTGACTATGAAGCCACTTTTGATTGTGTGCAGTGTGGCTATTGCTTACCTGTTTGTCCGACATATGTCACATTTAAAAACGAAAAACATTCTCCTCGTGGACGTATCAATTTAGTGAAAATGGCTGCAGAAGAAAAAATTACGATAGAAGATATGAGAGAAAGTATTGATTTATGTTTAGGTTGTCGTGCATGTGAAACGGTCTGTCCAACCCATGTACGTTATGGTGATATTTTAAATTCAGCTGTTGAGGTGCTATATGAAAAAAGGCCAAAGTCTAAAGTTGAAAAGATCATTCGCCACGTTGCATTTCAAGGTTTACTTAAACATAAGAAAAGGTTGCGATTAGTTAATAAAGGGCTACGTCTATATCAAAAAACAGGTATGGCACGAGTGGTTAAAAAAACAAACCTCTTAAAAATGGCGCCTAAATATAACCATTTTCAAAAAATCATGCCTGAGATACATCCCTCAGAGAAACAGTTTGAAATATCATTGGCAGAGCAGAGCGGTTTATCCATAGGCTTCTTCCAAGGATGCATGATGGATGCGTTTTTCAGTCATATTAATCAATTGGCTATGTACATAATGGAAGCACAAGGTTTTCGGGTTTCCAACATTCAAACACAAACATGCTGTGGGGCACTACAGCATCATGCAGGACAGACGGTTGATACAGTGCAACTTGCGAAACAGAATATAACAGCTTATGAGCAATATCAGTTTGATTATATTGTAAATACCATTGGTGGATGTGGTGCGGCATTAAAAGAATATGATGAGTTATTCGATGTGGGCACAGAATGGCATCAACGTGCTAAAGCTTTTGTAAACAAAGTTCGAGACATCTCTGAAATTATCGCAAGCAAACCTCTGCCATTTAAACAGGCATTAAATGTTCATGCAGTATATCAACCCTCATGTCATTTAGAAAATGTTCAACGCGTCTTTCGTGATCCTGAGTCGGTACTCACTTCGATTCCTGGATTAACGCTGCATTCATTTAAAAATCAACATCATTGTTGTGGCTCCGCAGGTATATATAATTTAGTGCATTATGAAGCATCTATGCAAATTTTAGATGAGAAGATGAATCATATCAAAGAACCACAACCGAATGTTATAATCACTTCAAACCCAGGGTGTCATTTACAAATGAAAATGGGTGTTGAACGCGAGGGGTTAGCAGATCAAATCGAAGTAAAACACTTGGTAGAAGTAGTTGCTGAAGCATGTCGCATCACATTATGAAGTTTCATTAAGGAGAGGTGCATCAATGTAAAAAACAGAT
The sequence above is a segment of the Staphylococcus hyicus genome. Coding sequences within it:
- a CDS encoding 6-pyruvoyl trahydropterin synthase family protein, yielding MAKFDNVKPPKKFARHHKTILVLRHYEFTADARIFLSETTFHDLKDNRYLIDIELWSKTDDLGMAVDFRIIDNIYKTHLQPKLDGQLLNETLPDMNITLENLIHWMWETLSVHLPEDVSLNAIAMYETPEQGVRFTRDIMAQ
- a CDS encoding nitric-oxide reductase large subunit, with translation MGSPYRTLSKVLIGILVTVFSILLLGGWLIFENEAPRPAKVVDENGKTIISKDELISGQAIYEKYGLTDYGSYLGNGSYLGPDYTAETLHQYIQGMHQYYAETLHQKSFKDLTRLQQAGIEDKVKKEIRVNRYSKEKDQLVLTNAQVAGLKHVREYYHKEFVNNPKQAGLPQNMIDQFTSGDYMVEGNKITHLSDFFFWGAWLSSTDRPDRQFSYTNNWPFDEQAGNTMPSEALIWSAISVALLVAGVAIIIYFQRRYQFDMEATYEGEKHLPKIKIPDTITSSQAKTAKYFVIVMILFLVQILLGELMAHYYVENEFFGIPLQKLFPFNIAKTWHLQLVIFWVATTWLATGIYVVPRVLGREPKHQGKLVDLLFIALLIVAVGSMLGEWGNILGWINDKWWLFGHFGWEYIELGKFWQILFIIGMILWMIILGRGFIPAIKDGTDLHRKRLILLLFIGAIAIPLFYLASLFIMPNTHVTFADYWRWWIVHLWVEGIFEAFAVILIGFLMVDMKLTTIRSTIRALYFQIILLLGTGIVGMGHHYYWQGDHSIWLALGSSFSALEVVPLCLLIWEAYTHYRVYKFSKIEFPYKGTFIFLASTGLWNALGAGALGFLINAPAINYFEHGTQWTAAHAHGSMAGVYGMFSIAILLYVLRNITKSEFWTQRTEKWISISCWLLNIGLAGMVLATLLPVGYIQLKDALEHGYWHARLPEFYQQDTVFWLLWGRMPWDLIFTVGVMILLVVTIRAFLHVKKVKNQ
- a CDS encoding FAD-binding oxidoreductase; translated protein: MKHAKLRQALKSILNERLFDDKASLVSYGYDGSFGQYMPEFVTQPCSTKEVQAIVKLANRYQCPIYPRGAGTNLSGGTLPVQGGIVMDFSQWNDAPVIYPDDLIIKTRPGVKTAEIHAMAEKHQLMYPPDPSSSAVCTIGGNLAENAGGPHGVKYGVTKDYVIGLEVVTAHGDIIKTGGQTIKNVTGYDLTKLLVGAEGTLGIITEATLRLIPKPKATQTAMIVFENLEKAGQSISRILTSGVRPSKMEILDHHAINKVVDYAGLDLPRSAAAILLVEVDGEPEALTQEMATINQALKRIGVTNIKIAQTKDEENALWQVRKAVSPAVVESGYTKISEDATVPLSKIPHMFKKISEIKEKYQLNIVIFGHAGDGNLHPTINANMRDEMAIKNVERAVEEIFDYAIALGDTLSGEHGIGTMKKAFMTRELGEADIAFQKAIKHALDPEHLLNPGKIFPEEGETRLVLQND
- a CDS encoding (Fe-S)-binding protein, producing the protein MTKLKTQLDYEATFDCVQCGYCLPVCPTYVTFKNEKHSPRGRINLVKMAAEEKITIEDMRESIDLCLGCRACETVCPTHVRYGDILNSAVEVLYEKRPKSKVEKIIRHVAFQGLLKHKKRLRLVNKGLRLYQKTGMARVVKKTNLLKMAPKYNHFQKIMPEIHPSEKQFEISLAEQSGLSIGFFQGCMMDAFFSHINQLAMYIMEAQGFRVSNIQTQTCCGALQHHAGQTVDTVQLAKQNITAYEQYQFDYIVNTIGGCGAALKEYDELFDVGTEWHQRAKAFVNKVRDISEIIASKPLPFKQALNVHAVYQPSCHLENVQRVFRDPESVLTSIPGLTLHSFKNQHHCCGSAGIYNLVHYEASMQILDEKMNHIKEPQPNVIITSNPGCHLQMKMGVEREGLADQIEVKHLVEVVAEACRITL